The proteins below are encoded in one region of Synergistaceae bacterium:
- a CDS encoding YibE/F family protein — MNKLVTDLNIDYKAYLFRFALAALLTVGVYAVVDFWTLRNWKTDESLVVKAERVGEERILPQEDEDPFRIVESDLTIQILTGAQKGHFFPITITQMEGGGIDVKKGGRYILLVDVFDDGAVQYSIADTFRIPSVVGVVVFACACLIAFAGRAGTMALLGLGLSVACLLWVYIPLVARGVSPIPLAFVAVFFISTVTVFCVVRRKQARIVALLGTLGGAAGAFFLGYCMVEFWQLSGLAGEESTSLLVTTIAGIDIRGVLLASIIISAIGAVLDVGISITAAMSELVEYDPQIPPLRLWTAGIRVGSEVLGSMINTLILAYLGTSLPLAILISNAGADFWGLMNDPYVGQEIVQSLAGTSGLLLTIPITATFFVLRETILGRNVSEEKSSSELSSELSSELSPELSPELSLELSLETHSDAEEEKIP; from the coding sequence CCGTTTCGCCCTGGCGGCGCTTTTGACGGTGGGCGTCTACGCCGTGGTGGATTTTTGGACGCTGCGGAACTGGAAAACGGACGAGTCCCTGGTGGTGAAGGCCGAGCGAGTTGGCGAGGAGAGAATTCTGCCCCAGGAAGACGAGGATCCTTTTAGGATCGTGGAGTCGGATTTAACGATACAGATTCTGACCGGGGCCCAAAAAGGGCATTTCTTTCCGATAACCATTACCCAGATGGAGGGCGGAGGCATCGACGTGAAAAAGGGAGGACGATACATTCTCCTGGTCGACGTTTTCGACGATGGGGCCGTGCAATACTCCATAGCGGACACTTTTCGCATCCCCTCGGTGGTGGGGGTGGTAGTTTTCGCCTGCGCCTGCCTGATCGCTTTCGCCGGGCGGGCCGGAACGATGGCCTTGTTGGGACTGGGGCTATCCGTGGCCTGCCTTTTGTGGGTCTATATCCCTTTGGTGGCCAGGGGCGTTTCTCCCATACCTTTGGCTTTCGTGGCGGTGTTTTTCATTTCCACCGTCACTGTCTTTTGCGTCGTCCGCCGCAAGCAAGCCCGGATCGTGGCCTTGCTGGGAACCCTGGGCGGAGCCGCGGGCGCGTTTTTTCTAGGGTATTGTATGGTGGAATTCTGGCAGCTCTCCGGGCTGGCGGGAGAGGAGAGTACGTCTCTTCTGGTTACCACCATCGCAGGGATCGACATCAGGGGCGTGTTGTTGGCCTCCATTATCATCAGCGCCATCGGCGCGGTGTTGGATGTGGGTATTTCCATAACGGCCGCCATGTCGGAACTCGTGGAGTACGACCCTCAGATCCCCCCGCTTCGCCTCTGGACCGCCGGGATCCGCGTGGGGTCGGAGGTTCTAGGTAGCATGATCAACACGCTGATTTTGGCCTACTTGGGGACATCTTTACCTCTGGCTATCTTGATCAGCAACGCGGGAGCTGATTTCTGGGGCTTAATGAACGACCCCTATGTGGGGCAGGAGATCGTCCAGAGCCTTGCCGGTACCTCAGGGCTGTTGTTGACCATTCCCATCACGGCCACGTTCTTCGTTTTGCGGGAGACAATCCTGGGAAGAAATGTGTCGGAGGAAAAATCTTCATCTGAACTCTCATCTGAACTCTCATCTGAACTCTCACCTGAACTCTCACCTGAACTCTCACTCGAACTCTCACTCGAAACCCATTCGGACGCGGAAGAGGAGAAAATTCCATGA